From Halichoerus grypus chromosome 6, mHalGry1.hap1.1, whole genome shotgun sequence, one genomic window encodes:
- the SINHCAF gene encoding SIN3-HDAC complex-associated factor isoform X1: MFGFHKPKMYRSIEGCCICRAKSSSSRFTDSKRYEKDFQSCFGLHETRSGDICNACVLLVKRWKKLPAGSKKNWNHVVDARAGPSLKTTLKPKKVKTLSGNRIKSNQISKLQKEFKRHNSDAHSTTSSASPAQSPCYSNQSDDGSDTEMASGSNRTPVFSFLDLTYWKRQKICCGIIYKGRFGEVLIDTHLFKPCCSNKKTAAEKPEEQGPEPLPISTQEW, translated from the exons ATGTTTGGTTTTCACAAGCCAAAGATGTACCGAAGTATAGAGGGCTGCTGTATTTGCAGAGCGAAGTCCTCCAGTTCTCGATTCACTGACAGTAAACGCTATGAAAAGGACTTCCAGAGCTGTTTTGG GTTGCATGAGACCCGTTCTGGAGACATCTGTAACGCCTGTGTCCTGCTTGTGAAAAGGTGGAAGAAATTGCCAGCAGGATCGAAAAAAAACTGGAATCAT GTGGTAGATGCAAGGGCAGGACCCAGTCTGAAGACTACATTGAaaccaaagaaagtgaaaactcTATCTGGAAACAGGATAAAAAGCAACCAGATCAGTAAACTACAGAAGGAATTTAAACGTCACA ATTCTGATGCTCACAGTACCACCTCAAGTGCCTCCCCAGCTCAGTCTCCTTGTTACAGTAACCAGTCAGATGATGGCTCAGATACAGAGATGGCCTCTGGCTCTAACAGAACgccagttttttcctttttagatctCACATACTGGAAAAG acagAAAATATGTTGCGGGATTATCTATAAAGGCCGTTTTGGGGAAGTCCTCATTGACACGCATCTCTTCAAGCCTTGCTGCAGCAATAAGAAAACAGCTGCTGAGAAGCCGGAGGAGCAGGGCCCAGAGCCTCTGCCCATCTCCACTCAGGAGTGGTGA
- the SINHCAF gene encoding SIN3-HDAC complex-associated factor isoform X2 gives MLYYCPEEKMFGFHKPKMYRSIEGCCICRAKSSSSRFTDSKRYEKDFQSCFGLHETRSGDICNACVLLVKRWKKLPAGSKKNWNHVVDARAGPSLKTTLKPKKVKTLSGNRIKSNQISKLQKEFKRHNSDAHSTTSSASPAQSPCYSNQSDDGSDTEMASGSNRTPVFSFLDLTYWKRQKICCGIIYKGRFGEVLIDTHLFKPCCSNKKTAAEKPEEQGPEPLPISTQEW, from the exons ATGCTTT ACTATTGCCCAGAAGAAAAGATGTTTGGTTTTCACAAGCCAAAGATGTACCGAAGTATAGAGGGCTGCTGTATTTGCAGAGCGAAGTCCTCCAGTTCTCGATTCACTGACAGTAAACGCTATGAAAAGGACTTCCAGAGCTGTTTTGG GTTGCATGAGACCCGTTCTGGAGACATCTGTAACGCCTGTGTCCTGCTTGTGAAAAGGTGGAAGAAATTGCCAGCAGGATCGAAAAAAAACTGGAATCAT GTGGTAGATGCAAGGGCAGGACCCAGTCTGAAGACTACATTGAaaccaaagaaagtgaaaactcTATCTGGAAACAGGATAAAAAGCAACCAGATCAGTAAACTACAGAAGGAATTTAAACGTCACA ATTCTGATGCTCACAGTACCACCTCAAGTGCCTCCCCAGCTCAGTCTCCTTGTTACAGTAACCAGTCAGATGATGGCTCAGATACAGAGATGGCCTCTGGCTCTAACAGAACgccagttttttcctttttagatctCACATACTGGAAAAG acagAAAATATGTTGCGGGATTATCTATAAAGGCCGTTTTGGGGAAGTCCTCATTGACACGCATCTCTTCAAGCCTTGCTGCAGCAATAAGAAAACAGCTGCTGAGAAGCCGGAGGAGCAGGGCCCAGAGCCTCTGCCCATCTCCACTCAGGAGTGGTGA